AAGTTGGTAAACTTGGTCGTGTTTTAGGACCTAAAGGTTTGATGCCAAACCCTAAAACAGGAACTGTTACTTTTGATGTAACAAAAGCTGTTAATGAAATTAAAGCGGGTAAAGTTGAATACCGTGCTGATAAAGCTGGTATCGTACATGTGCCAATTGGAAAAGTTTCATTTGAAGATGCGAAGCTTGTTGAAAACTTCATCACGATCTTTGAAACAATCCAAAAAGTAAAACCTTCTGCTGCAAAAGGAACATACTTGAAATCTGTGAACCTTTCTACAACGATGGGTCCAGGAATCAAGGTAGATCCTTCTACTGCGGTTGTAAAATAATAACCAAAATATACTATTGACAATAATAGTTATTTAAAATATAATTTAGTCTGTTGTTTAAAATAAACATTTGTACCGGAGACAGTAGGGGTGGCGACACTTAAAAAACCTGCCGAGGTAATAGCGATATATTCATCCAGTATTGTGCTGGATGCCTATTGCCTCCATGTCTACTTTTGTTGTATACGTGGAGGCTTTTATTGTGGCCGAGAACGGTATAAATGTTCATCTAACAAATCTATAGGAGGTGTAAAGATGAGCAGTGCTATCGAACAAAAGAAGGTTTTAGTTAGTGAGATTGCTGAGAAACTTGAGAAAAGTGTTTCCACTGTTGTTGTTGACTACCGTGGACTTACTGTAGCTGAGGTTACAGAACTACGTAAGCAACTTCGTGAAGCAGGAGTTGAATTTAAGGTTTTCAAAAACTCAATGGTTCGCCGTGCGGCTGAATCAGCTAACTTAGCTGGAATAAATGAAGTATTAACTGGTCCTAATGCGATTGCATTGAGCACAGAAGACGTAGTAGCGCCTGCGAAAATCCTAAACGATTTCGCTAAAAAACATGAAGCTTTAGAAATTAAAGCGGGTGTTATTGAAGGAAACGTTGCGACTGCAGAAGAAGTGAAAGCTCTTGCTGAACTTCCATCACGCGAAGGTTTACTTTCTATGCTATTATCTGTCCTTCAAGCTCCAATGCGCAATGTTGCGCTTGCAACTAAAGCTGTTGCAGAGCAAAAAGAAGAGCAAGGCGCTTAATTTGAACTTTTCGTTCTAAAAAAACTAAACATCCTTAAGGAGGAAATATACAATGACTAAAGAGCAAATCATTGACGCGATCAAAGAAATGACCGTTCTTGAACTGAACGACTTAGTAAAAGCAATTGAAGAAGAATTTGGAGTAACTGCTGCAGCTCCTGTAGCTGTAATGGGTGGAGCTGCTGGTGCAGACGCTGCTGTTGAGCAAACAGAATTCGATCTAGTATTAACTAGTGCTGGAGCTTCAAAAATCAAAGTTATCAAAGCGGTTCGTGAAATCACAGGTCTTGGTCTTAAAGAAGCGAAAGAACTTGTTGATAACGCTCCAAAACCACTTAAAGAAGGTATCGCTAAAGAAGAAGCTGAAGAGCTTAAAGCTAAACTTGAAGAAGTTGGCGCTGGCGTAGAAGTTAAGTAATTTTTAATGAAAAAGCTCGCTATTAAAGCGAGCTTTTTTTTCACATTCTTTTTATCCTATTTGAGGAGTATTTTCCTTGTAATTTGGATAAAAAGGAAAGAGAGTAGTTCTAAATAGGGAAAATCATTTTGACAAAAAAGAAAAAGATTCTTTCCTTATACTTTATCTTTTGATTTTATTTTGTAGGAGGGTCTTAATGACGGATCATTATTACTCCCGCACACCAAACGTTGAAAGTAATCCAGTGTATTGGCGTGTTGAATTAAGAGGGAATACCTTTAAATTCAAGACCGATCAGGGAGTATTTTCGAAAAATGAAGTGGATTATGGATCACGTTTGTTGATTGATGTTTTTCAATCTCCTCGTGTGAAGGGTGATTTGTTAGACGTTGGTTGTGGATACGGCCCCATAGGTCTTTCGCTAGCCAAGTCTTCTCAAGATTGTACTGTAAGCATGGTAGATGTTAATGAAAGAGCATTGTCTCTTGCGAAAGAAAATGCTGAAAACAACAACGTACACAATGTTTCGATTTATGAGAGTGATGAACTTCACTCTGTTGTGGGTGAATTTGCAGCGATTGTAACGAATCCTCCAATTAGAGCAGGGAAAACGGTTGTTCATAATATTTTGCGTCAAAGTTTTCAGCATCTGCTAGTAGGAGGAGAGCTTTGGGTGGTTATTCAAAAGAAGCAAGGAGCACCATCAGCTCAAAGTAAGCTAGAGGAAATTTTCGGTAATGTTGATGTGGTAGTGAAGAAAAAAGGCTACCATATTTTAAGAGCACAAAAACATTGACGCATTATAATAGCTATGATAGTATTATAAAATGCAAAATTATTAACATCCGGTAATATGCCTTCTTGTATATATATGTATAATTATTGGATGAGTTGGAAAAAATATTAACATAATAGCTCGTCATGTGGAAAATGAGGTTTTTAGGATTAAAACCCTTTTTCTTTTTGTCTTATGATAGGGAAACTGTTCTAAGATAAGACATGATAGACGCAACCAAAACGCTTGATTTGAGGGGTGAATCAGTTGACAGGTCAACTTGTTCAGTATGGACGACACCGCCAACGCAGAAGTTTTGCGCGTATCAGTGAAGTACTTGAATTGCCAAACTTAATTGAAATTCAATCTTCATCTTATCAATGGTTTCTTGATGAGGGTTTGCGAGAGATGTTTCATGACATTTCGCCAATCGAAGATTTCACTGGTAATCTTTCTCTTGAGTTTATCGATTATAGCTTAGGAGAGCCAAAATATCCGGTGGACGAATCTAAAGAAAGAGACGTTACATATTCTGCGCCATTGCGTGTGAAAGTACGTCTTGTAAACAAAGAAACCGGAGAAGTGAAGGACCAAGACGTATTTATGGGTGACTTCCCATTAATGACGGAAACGGGAACGTTTGTTATTAATGGAGCTGAGCGAGTAATTGTTTCTCAGCTAGTACGTTCTCCAAGTGTCTACTATAGCGGTAAAGTAGACAAAAACGGTAAAAAAGGTTTTACAGCAACAGTTATTCCAAACCGTGGAGCATGGCTGGAGTATGAAACAGATGCTAAAGATGTTGTTTATGTTCGTATTGATCGTACGCGTAAACTTCCAGTCACGGTTTTATTACGTTCACTTGGTTTCGGCTCTGATCAAGAAATCATCGATTTAGTCGGTGATAATGAATACATCCGTAATACGCTTGAAAAAGATAATACGGAAAGCATTGATAAAGCATTATTAGAAATTTATGAACGTCTTCGCCCTGGTGAACCACCTACGGTTGAAAACGCAAAAAGTTTACTAGTCTCTCGCTTTTTTGATCCCAAACGCTATGATTTAGCGAATGTTGGCCGTTACAAAATGAACAAGAAGCTTCATATTAAAAATCGCTTATTTGGTCAAGTTTTAGCGGAAACATTAGCTGATCCTGAAACAGGAGAAATCATTGCTGAAGAGGGAGTAACACTCGATCGTCGTACGCTCGACAAGATTCTTCCATACCTAGAAAAAGGTATTAATTTTAATTCGTACAACCAAGTTGGCGGAGTATTACAAGAAGATGTAGTGTTACAATCTATTAAAATTTACGCGCCAAATGACGATGGTGAAAAAGTAATCAATGTGATAAGCAATGCTTATGTAGAAGAAGAGATTAAAAACATTACAGCTTCTGATATTATTGCTTCAATCAGTTACTTCTTCAATCTATTACATGGTGTAGGCGATACAGATGATATCGATCATTTAGGAAATCGTCGTCTTCGTTCTGTGGGAGAGCTTTTACAAAACCAATTCCGTATCGGGTTATCTCGAATGGAAAGAGTGGTTCGTGAAAGAATGTCCATTCAAGACACGGCTACCATTACGCCACAACAACTGATAAACATTCGACCGGTCATTGCCTCTATCAAAGAGTTTTTCGGTAGTTCTCAGCTTTCTCAGTTCATGGATCAAACGAATCCATTAGCAGAGTTAACGCATAAGAGACGTTTATCTGCATTAGGGCCTGGTGGATTAACGCGTGAACGTGCTGGTTTCGAAGTGCGTGACGTGCATTATTCTCACTACGGTCGTATGTGTCCAATCGAGACACCTGAGGGACCGAATATCGGATTGATTAACTCCCTATCCTCATTTGCGAAAGTGAATCGCTTCGGTTTTATTGAAACGCCGTATCGAAGAGTTGATCCTGAAACAGGAAAAGTAACGAGCCGTATTGATTATCTTACAGCAGATGAAGAAGATAATTATGTTGTTGCTCAAGCGAATGCTCGTTTAGGAGAAGATGGGACCTTCCTTGATGATGAAGTTGTTGCTCGTTTCCGTGGGGAAAATACCGTTGTTATTCGAGAACGAGTAGATTATATGGACGTTTCTCCGAAGCAAGTAGTTTCTGCTGCGACAGCTTGTATTCCTTTCTTGGAAAATGATGACTCAAACCGTGCCCTTATGGGAGCGAACATGCAACGTCAAGCAGTACCGTTGATGCAGCCTGAATCGCCAATCGTAGGTACAGGGATGGAACATGTTTCAGCAAAAGACTCTGGTGCCGCTGTTATTTGTAAACATGAAGG
The Bacillus sp. 2205SS5-2 DNA segment above includes these coding regions:
- the rplJ gene encoding 50S ribosomal protein L10; translation: MSSAIEQKKVLVSEIAEKLEKSVSTVVVDYRGLTVAEVTELRKQLREAGVEFKVFKNSMVRRAAESANLAGINEVLTGPNAIALSTEDVVAPAKILNDFAKKHEALEIKAGVIEGNVATAEEVKALAELPSREGLLSMLLSVLQAPMRNVALATKAVAEQKEEQGA
- the rplL gene encoding 50S ribosomal protein L7/L12, which codes for MTKEQIIDAIKEMTVLELNDLVKAIEEEFGVTAAAPVAVMGGAAGADAAVEQTEFDLVLTSAGASKIKVIKAVREITGLGLKEAKELVDNAPKPLKEGIAKEEAEELKAKLEEVGAGVEVK
- a CDS encoding class I SAM-dependent methyltransferase: MTDHYYSRTPNVESNPVYWRVELRGNTFKFKTDQGVFSKNEVDYGSRLLIDVFQSPRVKGDLLDVGCGYGPIGLSLAKSSQDCTVSMVDVNERALSLAKENAENNNVHNVSIYESDELHSVVGEFAAIVTNPPIRAGKTVVHNILRQSFQHLLVGGELWVVIQKKQGAPSAQSKLEEIFGNVDVVVKKKGYHILRAQKH
- the rpoB gene encoding DNA-directed RNA polymerase subunit beta, which translates into the protein MTGQLVQYGRHRQRRSFARISEVLELPNLIEIQSSSYQWFLDEGLREMFHDISPIEDFTGNLSLEFIDYSLGEPKYPVDESKERDVTYSAPLRVKVRLVNKETGEVKDQDVFMGDFPLMTETGTFVINGAERVIVSQLVRSPSVYYSGKVDKNGKKGFTATVIPNRGAWLEYETDAKDVVYVRIDRTRKLPVTVLLRSLGFGSDQEIIDLVGDNEYIRNTLEKDNTESIDKALLEIYERLRPGEPPTVENAKSLLVSRFFDPKRYDLANVGRYKMNKKLHIKNRLFGQVLAETLADPETGEIIAEEGVTLDRRTLDKILPYLEKGINFNSYNQVGGVLQEDVVLQSIKIYAPNDDGEKVINVISNAYVEEEIKNITASDIIASISYFFNLLHGVGDTDDIDHLGNRRLRSVGELLQNQFRIGLSRMERVVRERMSIQDTATITPQQLINIRPVIASIKEFFGSSQLSQFMDQTNPLAELTHKRRLSALGPGGLTRERAGFEVRDVHYSHYGRMCPIETPEGPNIGLINSLSSFAKVNRFGFIETPYRRVDPETGKVTSRIDYLTADEEDNYVVAQANARLGEDGTFLDDEVVARFRGENTVVIRERVDYMDVSPKQVVSAATACIPFLENDDSNRALMGANMQRQAVPLMQPESPIVGTGMEHVSAKDSGAAVICKHEGIVERVEAKQVWVRRILHVEGNEVLGDLDKYKMQKFIRSNQGTCYNQRPIVSEGDRVTKGEILGDGPSMEKGELALGRNVMVGFMTWDGYNYEDAIIMSERLVKDDVYTSIHIEEYESESRDTKLGPEEITRDIPNVGEDALRNLDERGIIRIGAEVKDGDLLVGKVTPKGVTELTAEERLLHAIFGEKAREVRDTSLRVPHGGGGIVLDVKVFNREDGDELPPGVNQLVRAYIVQKRKISEGDKMAGRHGNKGVISRILPEEDMPYLPDGTPIDIMLNPLGVPSRMNIGQVLELHLGMAARYLGIHVASPVFDGAREEDVWSTIEEAGMARDAKTILYDGRTGEPFDNRVSVGIMYMIKLAHMVDDKLHARSTGPYSLVTQQPLGGKAQFGGQRFGEMEVWALEAYGAAYTLQEILTVKSDDVVGRVKTYEAIVKGENVPEPGVPESFKVLIKELQSLGMDVKILSSDDKEIEMRDLEDEDDVHQADTLNIAEKKESDAEKVGSKE